The following are encoded in a window of Fusarium falciforme chromosome 11, complete sequence genomic DNA:
- a CDS encoding Cupin type-1 domain-containing protein, translating to MQFMSMLLLAGTALAAPATVAERGNDSIDNVLPPIVPINTRSGDRDLIAKLLTAPTQVERVKLLDQPGDYVFDFKAATGAGESKGKGGRSTSATALTMPALIGNGASMTVAFLGPCGMNTAHVHNRATELNIIVKGRLVTNFVIENGARPIQNTMDTWQMSVFPKGAIHQEFNPDCEDAVFVAGFNDVDPGVNQIAQNFFSLNGDVVQATLGGIQTIDGKDIESFRDVIPANIALGIDACLNKCGIKRNAKRSLEEILA from the coding sequence ATGCAGTTCATGAGcatgctcctcctcgccggcaCGGCCCTCGCCGCCCCCGCAACCGTCGCCGAACGAGGAAACGACAGCATCGACAACGTCCTCCCTCCCATCGTCCCCATCAACACCCGCTCCGGCGACAGGGACCTCATCGCAAAGCTCCTGACCGCCCCCACCCAGGTCGAGCGcgtcaagctcctcgaccagCCTGGAGACTACGTCTTTGACTTCAAGGCCGCCACTGGAGCTGGCGAGTCCAAGGGAAAGGGTGGCCGTTCCACCTCTGCTACTGCTCTCACCATGCCCGCTCTTATCGGCAACGGTGCTTCTATGACTGTCGCTTTCCTCGGTCCTTGCGGCATGAACACTGCTCACGTCCACAACCGAGCCACCGAGCTCAACATCATTGTCAAGGGACGTCTCGTGACCAACTTTGTCATTGAGAACGGTGCCCGACCCATTCAGAACACTATGGACACCTGGCAGATGTCCGTCTTCCCCAAGGGAGCTATCCACCAAGAGTTCAACCCCGACTGCGAGGATGCCGTCTTCGTCGCCGGCTTCAACGACGTCGACCCCGGTGTGAACCAGATTGCCCAGAACTTCTTCAGCCTGAACGGCGATGTTGTCCAGGCTACTCTTGGTGGAATCCAGACTATCGACGGAAAGGACATTGAGAGCTTCCGCGACGTGATCCCCGCCAACATTGCTCTCGGCATTGATGCTTGCCTGAACAAGTGCGGTATCAAGAGGAACGCCAAGCGCTCCCTCGAAGAGATTCTTGCCTAA